Proteins co-encoded in one Salvia splendens isolate huo1 chromosome 4, SspV2, whole genome shotgun sequence genomic window:
- the LOC121798375 gene encoding uncharacterized protein LOC121798375 isoform X2, protein MRNRRQRTLQDTCDVTPTLSQPQVTSENSSHCSSRSSKDHLGKPWSCNVCSAPCSSCFHINKALLKSNNEHGGETCAGNTETGQLSILSTVGGMDSTADSFSENAAGKASSRTSNASDGRRSPEGHDDCLSCVSGTDEQLNRKSDTEDSGNKCNKQNGGEIFRKMSPSSSQTGTYSQNSGTVGTYLRKSTDDATDIQKVRNTSEASNGKNLPHEENPVNVKGDGPSDTKVESLKGSNEHLNSSSPNGVASDDVCRDPPKMNLNPTEKNDDMEIDPHPADESDDSDMVEQDVKVCDICGDAGREDLLAICSRCTDGAEHTYCMREMLEKLPEGEWLCEECNTLELAGKGKQEKIGSVYENEKNNSSGRVSENLNNSDVEGRRTKSSTKNPSKRLRDDEDAEVSSIAKKPALESTVRSPKSSNSKQAVLSRMSSLKNLDKGRLRSPNRSTLDTIPANDVTELAKPSLDARGLNLRGNFSKSNSFHSLNSKPKTKLVDQVVIQRQKSAKEHGSFRLKEDVVRSIGKSMSFRSTNSNRFESKIKMLSPRSSNIHDVKNTKERSAFERQRSFRTEHPSNNSVMGASMSSTSRIDKRPSFRAESSSLASPTNHQEVKQVHTDGKSTALSRSFSLASRRNADLPSTTGEFKRPSKHGHSIPVVSSANGANNTEQKYNYTSLKQDPASRDVSEKLSISASEGVSDGLVQSKDLANSADRPREYSGSRLGPPSMRSSRDESDNLKAAIEAAVLRKPGVYRKHRASGQSDQSSAPMLAHVASHIDHMSSAKSRKLSSDAELAECPPISRKPTSDPLKEETPNCIKQPLLVRAEGASSGVRDGVHVAISSRDALSNVPAVMPLLLKSVAIPEHEYIWQGSFEICRSGQTFDLWDGIQAHLSTCASPKVAEAANKFNNRIILYEVPRASTWPAQFQKNGVGDDNIALFFFAKDLQSYEKIYKVLLDNMMKNDLALRGNINGVELLIFPSNQLPVKLQRWNMLFFLWGVFRGKKEPNPQKMPESTIAPRDIPPPIMSLPENRCSLTPISDNASQDRHPGLKVPASEELQDVPSVVKRDVGMNISLPDQLGHGLSSSSASTEKGDGPKQCGGWGSYQENAISSGCCPPVAVTGLEAGRDQTLMETKTPLDNPYSLHDSCESVASMPKDRTCEGVISEKTGHLDELKLRMDAIDLSRDAELPMEVDRCITDLNVEPDKWLFSHKEPVLRGPSSSGNDDLSSGTGYASPGNANMHNDTVRTLEKVNHVPTVSYALQSQDGESDLGSIPKYYEHGHGEKFFFPVQSQPPNPWKTHLLDDDGLSDKAPNLELALGAERKPQSLGIEPLFLRKIDRKLHDERILEEARKKKAEEDVSASLSLSLSFPFPEKEVEAKSEQQVLSQRKHVNTSSRFLFGKLRDN, encoded by the exons ATGAGAAATCGGAGGCAGCGGACTCTCCAAGATACATGCGATGTCACTCCCACTCTATCTCAGCCGCAg GTGACATCTGAAAATAGCAGCCATTGCTCCAGTAGAAGCTCAAAGGACCATTTAGGGAAGCCTTGGTCATGCAACGTGTGCTCTGCTCCTTGCTCTTCCTGCTTTCATATTAATAAGGCTCTACTGAAATCAAACAATGAGCATGGTGGAGAAACCTGTGCTGGGAATACTGAAACTGGGCAATTAAGCATACTGAGCACTGTTGGAGGCATGGATTCAACTGCTGATTCCTTTTCTGAAAATGCAGCAGGTAAGGCTTCTTCAAGGACTTCCAATGCATCCGATGGCCGGAGATCTCCAGAAGGTCATGATGATTGCTTGTCATGTGTCAGTGGAACTGACGAACAGTTGAATAGAAAATCTGATACGGAAGATAGTGGGAATAAGTGTAATAAGCAGAACGGCGGAGAAATTTTTAGGAAGATGTCACCTAGTAGCTCACAAACAGGGACATATTCGCAAAATTCAGGCACAGTAGGAACTTATCTTAGAAAAAGCACTGATGATGCTACTGACATACAGAAGGTTCGGAATACCTCTGAAGCTTCCAATGGTAAGAACTTACCACATGAAGAAAACCCAGTAAATGTAAAGGGTGATGGGCCTTCAGATACTAAAGTAGAGTCATTGAAGGGTTCAAATGAGCATTTAAATTCATCATCACCTAATGGCGTGGCTTCTGATGATGTTTGTCGTGATCCTCCAAAAATGAATTTGAACCCCACAGAGAAGAATGATGACATGGAGATTGACCCTCATCCTGCTGATGAGAGTGATGACTCAGATATGGTGGAACAAGAT GTGAAAGTCTGTGATATCTGTGGGGATGCGGGGAGGGAGGATTTGCTTGCTATATGCTCTCGGTGCACTGATGGAGCAGAACACAC GTACTGTATGCGGGAAATGCTGGAGAAACTCCCTGAAGGTGAATGGCTTTGTGAAGAATGCAATACACTGGAGCTGGCAGGAAAAGGAAAGCAAGAAAAGATTGGAAGTGTGtatgaaaatgagaaaaataattcatctgGTCGAGTAAGTGAAAACTTAAACAACTCTGATGTTGAGGGACGCAGAACAAAAAGTTCAACAAAAAATCCTTCTAAAAGGCTTCGAGATGACGAAGATGCTGAAGTTTCTTCTATTGCAAAAAAGCCTGCCCTTGAGTCGACAGTTAGGTCGCCAAAGTCGTCCAATTCCAAACAAGCTGTTCTTTCTCGCATGAGTTCTTTAAAAAACTTGGATAAGGGTAGACTACGGTCTCCAAATCGTTCTACTTTAGACACAATCCCAGCTAATGATGTTACAGAATTGGCCAAGCCTTCTTTAGATGCACGAGGGCTCAATTTACGAG GTAATTTCTCAAAATCTAATTCTTTCCATTCTCTGAATTCAAAACCAAAGACCAAGCTCGTAGATCAAGTTGTTATTCAGAGGCAGAAATCAGCTAAGGAACATGGTTCTTTCCGTCTTAAAGAGGATGTTGTCAGATCTATAGGCAAATCTATGTCATTTAGATCTACAAATTCCAATCGTTTTGAATCAAAAATAAAGATGTTATCTCCTAGATCATCTAACATCCATGACGTTAAAAATACAAAAGAGAGGAGTGCATTTGAAAGGCAGCGCTCATTCAGAACAGAACATCCATCAAATAATTCAGTGATGGGTGCTTCCATGAGTTCGACATCACGAATTGATAAAAGACCATCCTTCAGGGCAGAATCATCTTCACTTGCCTCCCCAACCAATCACCAGGAGGTGAAGCAAGTACACACTGATGGTAAATCAACAGCATTATCAAGGTCATTTAGTCTTGCATCTCGAAGGAATGCAGATTTACCCAGTACTACAG GTGAATTTAAGAGACCATCAAAACATGGCCATAGTATTCCTGTGGTTTCTTCTGCCAATGGAGCTAATAATACTgaacaaaaatataattatactaGCTTGAAGCAGGATCCTGCATCACGTGATGTTTCTGAAAAGTTGTCTATTAGTGCTAGTGAAGGTGTATCTGATGGATTGGTTCAGTCTAAGGATTTAGCAAATTCTGCTGATCGACCTAGGGAATATTCTGGAAGCCGCTTGGGCCCACCATCTATGAGGTCCTCAAGAGATGAAAGTGACAACCTGAAAGCTGCAATTGAAGCTGCTGTTCTGAGGAAACCAGGAGTCTACAGGAAGCATAGAGCTTCTGGTCAATCTGATCAGTCATCTGCTCCAATGTTGGCTCATGTAGCTTCTCATATAGACCACATGTCAAGTGCCAAAAGTAGAAAACTATCTTCTGACGCGGAGCTAGCTGAGTGTCCTCCAATATCTCGGAAACCTACTTCTGACCCTCTTAAAGAGGAAACTCCCAATTGCATAAAGCAGCCCTTGCTGGTTCGTGCGGAGGGTGCTTCTTCTGGAGTTCGAGATGGTGTCCATGTTGCCATTTCCTCGAGGGATGCACTCAGTAATGTTCCAGCAGTAATGCCTCTCTTGTTGAAATCCGTAGCAATCCCTGAGCATGAATATATTTGGCA GGGAAGTTTTGAGATTTGTCGAAGTGGTCAAACATTTGATTTGTGGGATGGAATCCAAGCTCATCTATCTACATGCGCTTCACCTAAAGTTGCTGAAGCTGCAAACAAATTTAATAACAGAATTATACTCTATGAAGTTCCTCGCGCAAGCACCTGGCCTGCCCAGTTTCAGAAAAATGGTGTTGGAGACGATAACATAGCCCTTTTCTTTTTTGCTAAAGATCTTCAGAG TTACGAGAAAATTTACAAAGTTTTATTGGATAATATGATGAAGAATGACCTTGCTCTCAGAGGAAATATCAACGGTGTTGAGCTCCTCATATTTCCTTCTAATCAGCTTCCTGTTAAATTGCAAC GGTGGAATATGTTATTCTTCCTTTGGGGTGTTTTCAGAGGAAAGAAAGAACCTAACCCCCAGAAAATGCCTGAATCCACAATTGCACCTCGAGATATTCCTCCCCCAATAATGTCTTTGCCTGAAAATAGATGCTCACTCACGCCTATCTCTGATAATGCAAGCCAAGATAGACATCCAGGGCTTAAAGTGCCTGCTTCAGAAGAGTTACAGGATGTACCCAGTGTTGTTAAAAGAGATGTTGGTATGAATATATCTCTTCCGGATCAGCTTGGACATGGGCTAAGTTCTAGTTCGGCATCTACAGAAAAAGGTGATGGTCCAAAGCAATGTGGAGGGTGGGGTTCTTATCAG GAAAATGCCATCAGTTCAGGGTGCTGCCCCCCTGTTGCTGTGACGGGCCTTGAAGCTGGAAGGGACCAAACGCTAATGGAAACTAAAACTCCACTTGACAATCCGTATTCACTACATGATTCCTGCGAATCAGTGGCTAGCATGCCTAAGGACCGCACATGTGAAGGAGTTATATCGGAGAAAACAGGTCATCTAGATGAGTTAAAGTTACGAATGGATGCTATAGATCTATCAAGAGATGCAGAACTGCCCATGGAGGTTGACAGGTGCATTACAGACCTAAATGTGGAGCCCGACAAATGGCTCTTTAGCCATAAAGAACCGGTGCTTCGTGGACCGTCATCATCAGGAAATGATGATCTTTCTTCTGGAACTGGTTATGCATCACCCGGAAATGCTAATATGCATAATGATACTGTCAGAACACTTGAAAAA GTAAATCATGTTCCTACGGTCTCGTATGCACTGCAGAGTCAAGATGGTGAATCTGATCTTGGGTCTATCCCTAAATACTATGAACATGGGCATGGTGAAAAGTTCTTCTTCCCTGTGCAATCGCAGCCACCCAATCCCTGGAAAACACATCTACTGGATGATGATGGGCTTAGTGACAAAGCACCGAATCTAGAGCTTGCTTTAGGGGCTGAAAGAAAACCACAGAGTTTGGGCATTGAGCCGCTATTTCTTAGAAAAATAGATCGTAAATTACACGATGAACGTATTCTGGAAGAGgcgaggaagaagaaggcagaggaGGATGTATCAGCATCCCTTTCCCTTTCTCTGTCTTTTCCCTTCCCAGAGAAGGAGGTGGAGGCCAAAAGTGAGCAGCAGGTCTTGTCTCAGAGGAAACATGTGAATACCTCTTCAAGGTTTCTATTTGGAAAATTGAGAGACAATTAG
- the LOC121798375 gene encoding dentin sialophosphoprotein-like isoform X1 gives MRNRRQRTLQDTCDVTPTLSQPQITPVLRGNVRMLGPSDEANCDSLTNMVTSENSSHCSSRSSKDHLGKPWSCNVCSAPCSSCFHINKALLKSNNEHGGETCAGNTETGQLSILSTVGGMDSTADSFSENAAGKASSRTSNASDGRRSPEGHDDCLSCVSGTDEQLNRKSDTEDSGNKCNKQNGGEIFRKMSPSSSQTGTYSQNSGTVGTYLRKSTDDATDIQKVRNTSEASNGKNLPHEENPVNVKGDGPSDTKVESLKGSNEHLNSSSPNGVASDDVCRDPPKMNLNPTEKNDDMEIDPHPADESDDSDMVEQDVKVCDICGDAGREDLLAICSRCTDGAEHTYCMREMLEKLPEGEWLCEECNTLELAGKGKQEKIGSVYENEKNNSSGRVSENLNNSDVEGRRTKSSTKNPSKRLRDDEDAEVSSIAKKPALESTVRSPKSSNSKQAVLSRMSSLKNLDKGRLRSPNRSTLDTIPANDVTELAKPSLDARGLNLRGNFSKSNSFHSLNSKPKTKLVDQVVIQRQKSAKEHGSFRLKEDVVRSIGKSMSFRSTNSNRFESKIKMLSPRSSNIHDVKNTKERSAFERQRSFRTEHPSNNSVMGASMSSTSRIDKRPSFRAESSSLASPTNHQEVKQVHTDGKSTALSRSFSLASRRNADLPSTTGEFKRPSKHGHSIPVVSSANGANNTEQKYNYTSLKQDPASRDVSEKLSISASEGVSDGLVQSKDLANSADRPREYSGSRLGPPSMRSSRDESDNLKAAIEAAVLRKPGVYRKHRASGQSDQSSAPMLAHVASHIDHMSSAKSRKLSSDAELAECPPISRKPTSDPLKEETPNCIKQPLLVRAEGASSGVRDGVHVAISSRDALSNVPAVMPLLLKSVAIPEHEYIWQGSFEICRSGQTFDLWDGIQAHLSTCASPKVAEAANKFNNRIILYEVPRASTWPAQFQKNGVGDDNIALFFFAKDLQSYEKIYKVLLDNMMKNDLALRGNINGVELLIFPSNQLPVKLQRWNMLFFLWGVFRGKKEPNPQKMPESTIAPRDIPPPIMSLPENRCSLTPISDNASQDRHPGLKVPASEELQDVPSVVKRDVGMNISLPDQLGHGLSSSSASTEKGDGPKQCGGWGSYQENAISSGCCPPVAVTGLEAGRDQTLMETKTPLDNPYSLHDSCESVASMPKDRTCEGVISEKTGHLDELKLRMDAIDLSRDAELPMEVDRCITDLNVEPDKWLFSHKEPVLRGPSSSGNDDLSSGTGYASPGNANMHNDTVRTLEKVNHVPTVSYALQSQDGESDLGSIPKYYEHGHGEKFFFPVQSQPPNPWKTHLLDDDGLSDKAPNLELALGAERKPQSLGIEPLFLRKIDRKLHDERILEEARKKKAEEDVSASLSLSLSFPFPEKEVEAKSEQQVLSQRKHVNTSSRFLFGKLRDN, from the exons ATGAGAAATCGGAGGCAGCGGACTCTCCAAGATACATGCGATGTCACTCCCACTCTATCTCAGCCGCAg ATTACCCCTGTATTGAGAGGAAACGTTAGGATGCTAGGACCAAGTGATGAAGCAAATTGTGACTCACTGACCAATATG GTGACATCTGAAAATAGCAGCCATTGCTCCAGTAGAAGCTCAAAGGACCATTTAGGGAAGCCTTGGTCATGCAACGTGTGCTCTGCTCCTTGCTCTTCCTGCTTTCATATTAATAAGGCTCTACTGAAATCAAACAATGAGCATGGTGGAGAAACCTGTGCTGGGAATACTGAAACTGGGCAATTAAGCATACTGAGCACTGTTGGAGGCATGGATTCAACTGCTGATTCCTTTTCTGAAAATGCAGCAGGTAAGGCTTCTTCAAGGACTTCCAATGCATCCGATGGCCGGAGATCTCCAGAAGGTCATGATGATTGCTTGTCATGTGTCAGTGGAACTGACGAACAGTTGAATAGAAAATCTGATACGGAAGATAGTGGGAATAAGTGTAATAAGCAGAACGGCGGAGAAATTTTTAGGAAGATGTCACCTAGTAGCTCACAAACAGGGACATATTCGCAAAATTCAGGCACAGTAGGAACTTATCTTAGAAAAAGCACTGATGATGCTACTGACATACAGAAGGTTCGGAATACCTCTGAAGCTTCCAATGGTAAGAACTTACCACATGAAGAAAACCCAGTAAATGTAAAGGGTGATGGGCCTTCAGATACTAAAGTAGAGTCATTGAAGGGTTCAAATGAGCATTTAAATTCATCATCACCTAATGGCGTGGCTTCTGATGATGTTTGTCGTGATCCTCCAAAAATGAATTTGAACCCCACAGAGAAGAATGATGACATGGAGATTGACCCTCATCCTGCTGATGAGAGTGATGACTCAGATATGGTGGAACAAGAT GTGAAAGTCTGTGATATCTGTGGGGATGCGGGGAGGGAGGATTTGCTTGCTATATGCTCTCGGTGCACTGATGGAGCAGAACACAC GTACTGTATGCGGGAAATGCTGGAGAAACTCCCTGAAGGTGAATGGCTTTGTGAAGAATGCAATACACTGGAGCTGGCAGGAAAAGGAAAGCAAGAAAAGATTGGAAGTGTGtatgaaaatgagaaaaataattcatctgGTCGAGTAAGTGAAAACTTAAACAACTCTGATGTTGAGGGACGCAGAACAAAAAGTTCAACAAAAAATCCTTCTAAAAGGCTTCGAGATGACGAAGATGCTGAAGTTTCTTCTATTGCAAAAAAGCCTGCCCTTGAGTCGACAGTTAGGTCGCCAAAGTCGTCCAATTCCAAACAAGCTGTTCTTTCTCGCATGAGTTCTTTAAAAAACTTGGATAAGGGTAGACTACGGTCTCCAAATCGTTCTACTTTAGACACAATCCCAGCTAATGATGTTACAGAATTGGCCAAGCCTTCTTTAGATGCACGAGGGCTCAATTTACGAG GTAATTTCTCAAAATCTAATTCTTTCCATTCTCTGAATTCAAAACCAAAGACCAAGCTCGTAGATCAAGTTGTTATTCAGAGGCAGAAATCAGCTAAGGAACATGGTTCTTTCCGTCTTAAAGAGGATGTTGTCAGATCTATAGGCAAATCTATGTCATTTAGATCTACAAATTCCAATCGTTTTGAATCAAAAATAAAGATGTTATCTCCTAGATCATCTAACATCCATGACGTTAAAAATACAAAAGAGAGGAGTGCATTTGAAAGGCAGCGCTCATTCAGAACAGAACATCCATCAAATAATTCAGTGATGGGTGCTTCCATGAGTTCGACATCACGAATTGATAAAAGACCATCCTTCAGGGCAGAATCATCTTCACTTGCCTCCCCAACCAATCACCAGGAGGTGAAGCAAGTACACACTGATGGTAAATCAACAGCATTATCAAGGTCATTTAGTCTTGCATCTCGAAGGAATGCAGATTTACCCAGTACTACAG GTGAATTTAAGAGACCATCAAAACATGGCCATAGTATTCCTGTGGTTTCTTCTGCCAATGGAGCTAATAATACTgaacaaaaatataattatactaGCTTGAAGCAGGATCCTGCATCACGTGATGTTTCTGAAAAGTTGTCTATTAGTGCTAGTGAAGGTGTATCTGATGGATTGGTTCAGTCTAAGGATTTAGCAAATTCTGCTGATCGACCTAGGGAATATTCTGGAAGCCGCTTGGGCCCACCATCTATGAGGTCCTCAAGAGATGAAAGTGACAACCTGAAAGCTGCAATTGAAGCTGCTGTTCTGAGGAAACCAGGAGTCTACAGGAAGCATAGAGCTTCTGGTCAATCTGATCAGTCATCTGCTCCAATGTTGGCTCATGTAGCTTCTCATATAGACCACATGTCAAGTGCCAAAAGTAGAAAACTATCTTCTGACGCGGAGCTAGCTGAGTGTCCTCCAATATCTCGGAAACCTACTTCTGACCCTCTTAAAGAGGAAACTCCCAATTGCATAAAGCAGCCCTTGCTGGTTCGTGCGGAGGGTGCTTCTTCTGGAGTTCGAGATGGTGTCCATGTTGCCATTTCCTCGAGGGATGCACTCAGTAATGTTCCAGCAGTAATGCCTCTCTTGTTGAAATCCGTAGCAATCCCTGAGCATGAATATATTTGGCA GGGAAGTTTTGAGATTTGTCGAAGTGGTCAAACATTTGATTTGTGGGATGGAATCCAAGCTCATCTATCTACATGCGCTTCACCTAAAGTTGCTGAAGCTGCAAACAAATTTAATAACAGAATTATACTCTATGAAGTTCCTCGCGCAAGCACCTGGCCTGCCCAGTTTCAGAAAAATGGTGTTGGAGACGATAACATAGCCCTTTTCTTTTTTGCTAAAGATCTTCAGAG TTACGAGAAAATTTACAAAGTTTTATTGGATAATATGATGAAGAATGACCTTGCTCTCAGAGGAAATATCAACGGTGTTGAGCTCCTCATATTTCCTTCTAATCAGCTTCCTGTTAAATTGCAAC GGTGGAATATGTTATTCTTCCTTTGGGGTGTTTTCAGAGGAAAGAAAGAACCTAACCCCCAGAAAATGCCTGAATCCACAATTGCACCTCGAGATATTCCTCCCCCAATAATGTCTTTGCCTGAAAATAGATGCTCACTCACGCCTATCTCTGATAATGCAAGCCAAGATAGACATCCAGGGCTTAAAGTGCCTGCTTCAGAAGAGTTACAGGATGTACCCAGTGTTGTTAAAAGAGATGTTGGTATGAATATATCTCTTCCGGATCAGCTTGGACATGGGCTAAGTTCTAGTTCGGCATCTACAGAAAAAGGTGATGGTCCAAAGCAATGTGGAGGGTGGGGTTCTTATCAG GAAAATGCCATCAGTTCAGGGTGCTGCCCCCCTGTTGCTGTGACGGGCCTTGAAGCTGGAAGGGACCAAACGCTAATGGAAACTAAAACTCCACTTGACAATCCGTATTCACTACATGATTCCTGCGAATCAGTGGCTAGCATGCCTAAGGACCGCACATGTGAAGGAGTTATATCGGAGAAAACAGGTCATCTAGATGAGTTAAAGTTACGAATGGATGCTATAGATCTATCAAGAGATGCAGAACTGCCCATGGAGGTTGACAGGTGCATTACAGACCTAAATGTGGAGCCCGACAAATGGCTCTTTAGCCATAAAGAACCGGTGCTTCGTGGACCGTCATCATCAGGAAATGATGATCTTTCTTCTGGAACTGGTTATGCATCACCCGGAAATGCTAATATGCATAATGATACTGTCAGAACACTTGAAAAA GTAAATCATGTTCCTACGGTCTCGTATGCACTGCAGAGTCAAGATGGTGAATCTGATCTTGGGTCTATCCCTAAATACTATGAACATGGGCATGGTGAAAAGTTCTTCTTCCCTGTGCAATCGCAGCCACCCAATCCCTGGAAAACACATCTACTGGATGATGATGGGCTTAGTGACAAAGCACCGAATCTAGAGCTTGCTTTAGGGGCTGAAAGAAAACCACAGAGTTTGGGCATTGAGCCGCTATTTCTTAGAAAAATAGATCGTAAATTACACGATGAACGTATTCTGGAAGAGgcgaggaagaagaaggcagaggaGGATGTATCAGCATCCCTTTCCCTTTCTCTGTCTTTTCCCTTCCCAGAGAAGGAGGTGGAGGCCAAAAGTGAGCAGCAGGTCTTGTCTCAGAGGAAACATGTGAATACCTCTTCAAGGTTTCTATTTGGAAAATTGAGAGACAATTAG